Proteins found in one Actinomycetota bacterium genomic segment:
- a CDS encoding PAS domain-containing protein — MASDEAGAREQFPVELILLRQVASSLAMPIFIVDISGNLLFYNEPAEQMLGHRYDETGEMPLEEWSTMFLPTDAAGSPLPADDLPLVKAIRDRLPAHGGFWITGMDGRRRQLSVTALPLIGMADRHLGSMAIFWEAEG, encoded by the coding sequence GTGGCGAGCGACGAGGCGGGGGCCCGGGAGCAGTTCCCGGTCGAGCTGATCCTGCTCCGGCAGGTGGCGAGCTCACTCGCCATGCCCATCTTCATAGTCGACATCTCCGGCAACCTGCTCTTCTACAACGAGCCGGCCGAGCAGATGCTCGGACACCGCTACGACGAGACCGGCGAGATGCCGCTCGAGGAGTGGTCGACGATGTTCCTCCCCACCGATGCGGCGGGCAGCCCGCTCCCGGCCGACGATCTCCCTCTCGTGAAGGCGATCCGCGACCGGCTCCCCGCCCACGGCGGCTTCTGGATCACCGGCATGGACGGCCGGCGCCGTCAGCTGTCCGTGACCGCCCTGCCCCTCATCGGGATGGCGGACCGGCACCTCGGGTCCATGGCCATCTTCTGGGAGGCGGAGGGGTGA
- a CDS encoding TetR/AcrR family transcriptional regulator, translating into MHGTKERIVEASAELFRRQGYTGTGLKQIVAAANAPFGSLYHFFPEGKEQLGAEVIRASGRMYQQLLEGIVDAAPDVASGVRDCFVGAAALLEETGYADACPIAAVALDVASTNERVREATEEVFRGWIEAGADKLAAAGVPREKARDLSIQMIAALEGSFVLARAMRSTEPVLKAGEVVVDAVRAAIGQARKRDRGGER; encoded by the coding sequence ATGCACGGGACGAAGGAGAGGATCGTGGAGGCCTCGGCGGAGCTCTTCCGCCGGCAGGGCTACACCGGGACGGGACTGAAGCAGATCGTCGCCGCGGCCAACGCACCGTTCGGCTCCCTCTACCACTTCTTCCCCGAGGGCAAGGAGCAGCTGGGAGCCGAGGTGATCAGGGCCTCCGGCCGCATGTACCAGCAGCTCCTGGAGGGGATCGTCGACGCCGCCCCCGATGTCGCATCGGGGGTGCGCGACTGCTTCGTCGGTGCGGCCGCCCTGCTCGAGGAGACCGGCTACGCGGACGCGTGTCCGATCGCCGCGGTCGCCCTCGACGTCGCCAGCACGAACGAGAGGGTCCGGGAGGCGACGGAGGAGGTCTTCCGGGGGTGGATCGAGGCGGGAGCGGACAAGCTCGCCGCCGCGGGGGTCCCGCGGGAGAAGGCGCGCGACCTCTCGATCCAGATGATCGCCGCACTCGAGGGCTCCTTCGTGCTCGCCCGTGCGATGCGGTCGACGGAGCCAGTGCTGAAGGCGGGCGAGGTGGTGGTGGACGCGGTCCGAGCCGCGATCGGCCAGGCCCGGAAGCGCGACCGAGGAGGAGAGCGATGA
- a CDS encoding cyclic nucleotide-binding domain-containing protein, producing the protein MRNIDPYTARLRSVPLLSGSPSELRELTSLGTEVDVAQGYVLMREDDPGREGFIVLSGRASVEVDGVEVATLGPGQIVGEMALLDRLPRSATVRAQTPMRLLTLSALEFSTLLDRCPTIRRGVMRMVAERLRRVQGPVAVRSA; encoded by the coding sequence ATGAGGAACATAGATCCCTACACGGCGAGGCTGCGCTCCGTGCCGCTGCTGTCGGGCTCGCCGAGCGAGCTCCGGGAGCTCACCTCGCTCGGCACCGAGGTGGACGTCGCCCAGGGCTACGTCCTGATGAGGGAGGACGACCCGGGCCGGGAGGGGTTCATCGTCCTGTCCGGCCGCGCCTCCGTGGAGGTCGATGGGGTCGAGGTGGCCACGCTCGGCCCGGGACAGATCGTGGGGGAGATGGCGCTCCTGGACCGGCTCCCCCGCTCGGCTACCGTGCGCGCGCAGACACCTATGCGCCTGTTGACCCTGAGCGCCCTGGAGTTCTCGACCCTGCTCGACCGCTGCCCGACCATCCGACGCGGGGTGATGCGGATGGTGGCCGAGCGGCTCAGGCGGGTCCAGGGTCCGGTGGCCGTCCGGTCGGCCTGA